The nucleotide sequence TGCTGATATGTGCAGATACAACACATTGGTTGCCGTGAAGAAAGCTGGTTCTGGTCATCTTGGTTCATCACTCAGTGCAATGGATATCACAACTTATCTTTATTTAAATGAGTTGAATGTTTTAGAAGTTGGTCTCGATTCGCCCGATCGTGATATTTATTTTTCTTCAAAAGGTCACGATGTACCCGGATTGTATTCTCTCTTTTATGCACTCGGAATTATTCCCGAAGAAAAATTATTATTGTTAAGAAGACTTCACGGACTCGATGGTCATCCAGAAGTTCGTCAACCGGGAATCGAAGCAAGCACTGGTTCACTTGGAATGGGAATTTCAAAAGCAAAAGGAATGGCATGGGCAAAAAATTACAATAAGAATAAAGGTCACGTTTTCGTTTTAACTGGTGATGGAGAATTCCAGGAAGGACAGATTTGGGAATCGTTACAGGCAACAGCTCACCAAAAAATTAATGATGTGATTGCAATAATGGATCACAACAAATACCAGACAGATATGTTAGTAAAAGATGTTAATAATATTGAAGATGTTGTTGAAAAAGTGAAAGCATTTGGATGGTATGTTGTTCGAATTGATGGACACAATTACAAAATGCTGAAACATACTTTCGATGCAATGAAAAAGTTAGTTGATAAACCAAAAATGATTATTGCTGATACCATTAAGGGAAGGGGAGTTTCTTTTATGGAAAAACCTCTCACTGAAACTTTCCAGGGAAAAACACTTTACAAATGGCATTCAGGTGCACCAGATGACGAAAGTTATGAGAAAGGATTAACTGAATTAACTGAAACGATTAATAAACTTGCAGAAAAACTTGGTGTCGGGAAAATTCAAATTCCAGAAAACAAATCTGAGGGGAAACAAATTACAAAACTCGATAAAGAATTTGTTACTGTAGCTTACGGCGAGGCATTAGTTGAACTTGCAAAGACAATTAAAAATTTTGTTGTTCTGGATGGAGATCTTTCGGCTGATTGCAAACTTCGTAACTTTGAGAAAACTTATCCTGACAGATTCATTGAAAACGGAATAGCAGAACAGGATATGGTTTCAATGGCTGGTGGAATTGCGAGAATGGGATTGATACCAATCGTAAATACATTTTCAAGTTTTCTTTCTGCAAGAGCGAATGAACAGATTTATAACAATGCCGGTGAGAAAACAAAAATAATTTATACCTGTCATTTTTCAGGAATGATTCCGGCGGGACCCGGAAAGTCACATCAAAGTGTTCGTGATATTTCTTTGTTCGGTGCATTACCAAATGTTACAATTATTCAACCTTGCAATGCAGAGGAAACAAAATGGGCAACAGATTATTGTATAAACGAAGCTAAAGAAAATTGTGTTTTAAGATTAGTAATTGGACCTTCTCCTGAAAGAATTCAGCTTCCGAAAGATTATAAATTCAAAATTGGGGTTGGAGTAGAACTCACTCAAGGCAGTGATGCAATTTTATTTGGCTACGGACCAGTAATGCTTCACGAAGCTTTAGTTGCAGCAGAATATTTGAAAAAAATCGGTTTCGGTTTGAAGGTTATTAATTTGCCATGGTTAAACAAGATAGATAAAGATTGGTTGAGGAATATAGTATCAGATCAGAAAAAAATATTTGTGTTGGAAGATCACTCAGCTATCGGTGGATTAGGTGACAGGTTATTAAATCAATTCGTGTCGATTAGTGCAAACTT is from Ignavibacteriota bacterium and encodes:
- a CDS encoding 1-deoxy-D-xylulose-5-phosphate synthase — its product is MNFNLIKKSEFDKVRSITADWETKIQLFADMCRYNTLVAVKKAGSGHLGSSLSAMDITTYLYLNELNVLEVGLDSPDRDIYFSSKGHDVPGLYSLFYALGIIPEEKLLLLRRLHGLDGHPEVRQPGIEASTGSLGMGISKAKGMAWAKNYNKNKGHVFVLTGDGEFQEGQIWESLQATAHQKINDVIAIMDHNKYQTDMLVKDVNNIEDVVEKVKAFGWYVVRIDGHNYKMLKHTFDAMKKLVDKPKMIIADTIKGRGVSFMEKPLTETFQGKTLYKWHSGAPDDESYEKGLTELTETINKLAEKLGVGKIQIPENKSEGKQITKLDKEFVTVAYGEALVELAKTIKNFVVLDGDLSADCKLRNFEKTYPDRFIENGIAEQDMVSMAGGIARMGLIPIVNTFSSFLSARANEQIYNNAGEKTKIIYTCHFSGMIPAGPGKSHQSVRDISLFGALPNVTIIQPCNAEETKWATDYCINEAKENCVLRLVIGPSPERIQLPKDYKFKIGVGVELTQGSDAILFGYGPVMLHEALVAAEYLKKIGFGLKVINLPWLNKIDKDWLRNIVSDQKKIFVLEDHSAIGGLGDRLLNQFVSISANLPDGSQVGGLEFKNFGLTEYPECGTPLEVLEFHKLDGKSLAQRISGVTNIGTAEAVEQNYTTDAPQ